The window CCTGCTTGAGGTTGCCAACGAAGTTAGAGAGGGGTATGAGTGGCAGCAGTACAACCTCCAATTGCAGCATCGACGCGAGATTGAGCAGTATGAACAAGCCCTGATGCAACTCCAAACCCAACTGCAAGCCGCAGAAGTCGTGAACTTTGAGCAGATGGAAGCAGAGCGAGAACGAATTGCCCTCGACTATGATCGCCTGCAAAAAGAACGGGAACGCTTGACCCAGGAACAAGCCTTATTGGAAGAGCATTACGATCGCCAACAGCAAGGCCTCGAAGCCCGAGAAGCGGCATTAAGCGAGCGTGAGGAAGAGTTTGAAGCCGCCATGCGAGAGCAAATTGCCCAAGAGCGCGATCGTCTCCAAGCCCAAGAAGATGCCCTGAATGAACGGGAACGCTTGATGGTGCAGCACTTTGAGCAGGAATGGGCCGAACGCGAGGAATTCTACGCCGCGATCGCCGATGCCGCCGTGCAGGAGTCTTACAACCTCAAAAAACCAGACCTGCCCCGAGGGAGTGGCCCTGAAGAACTCCTGGCGCGCGAAGCGATTCGCTGCTTGTATGAGCATGGCATTGTGGTGAAAAAGCCCTTTGTCCGACCCCTGCCGCGCGATCGCTTTGAGCTGTGCTTTGAAGTGCTACCCGTGCTGGTGGATGGCAAACTCAGCACCCCGATTCGTTCTAGTGGCGAAGCCCTCAAGAAAATTAACAAAGACCTGCTTAAATCGCTGCGGATTGCTGTGCCCGGTTGTTGTGCGGACCCGATTATAGAGCCGATCGATGGGGGGTTAAAGCTCATCTTTGATGTCTCGGGCACTGATTGGGACGCTCTCGAGCGCGATCGCAAAGCTCGAGCCGATGCCATTCAAGACCCCGACCCGAGTCACCTCGCCACCTTCGTCAAGGAAAATCCGCAAATCTGCTTGATGGGAGACTCTGGGGAAGGCAAGACCACCTTGATTAACAACCTGATTCTCCTGATGGAGCAAGATTTGGGTGACAATGTGGGCTTGATTCTCACTAACCCCAAACCCAACGAAGAAACAGACCTCAGCAAGCTCAAGTATGCCGATTTCGACTCCAGCATCTTTGGCTTATTAGAAGCCGCCACTGAAATCCTCTATCGCCTCGATTTGAACACCCATGCTCTGCTCAAGCGCCGCACCGTCCCCGACAATCCCCTCCCCGTCTTTACGCCGCTGATTTACTTCTTTGATGAGTTCTCCGAGATTGCTGGGGTGTGGAATCGCTGCAAACCAGAAGTGATGGAAGAGACGCTAGATACCTTCGCGGCCACGCTACCCCCTGAGAAACTGCATGTGATGGATTTCATCCGCAAGCGCGTGTCTCCGAGCTCCTTTGCTGGAGATTTGCTGAAGTTCTGCTGGCGGGTGGGACGCACCGAAAAAGTCAAGCTGCTGGTCGCCGGACAAAATCTCAAAGCCTCGAGTATTGGGGTATTGATTACCGACTTAAATCAAACGGCGATTCTGTATCTCGGTGAAGCCATTCGAGAAGGGATTGAAAAGCGAGTCTCTTCCTGGCAAAAAGAATCCCTCAACCAAGAGTATGCCCATCGCAGTCAAAAAGTGGCAGAGAAAAAAGCCAATCGCTTTTATGGCTTATTTATCCCCAAAGGCAGTAAAGCTTATTTTTCTACGCTACCGGATGAATCCACTTTTGCTCAAGATAACTCAGGGGTTGAGACGGTGCAGCGCCAAGATGAGCCCGCACCGGATGCACCCACCGCACCGGATTTAGTGCAAGAGTTAGAACATTTATGGCAACTGCCTTCTAAGGATAGTGACTCCCACCGCACCGACGAAGACCGCACCCGCACCAATGCGGTGCCGAGCCAGTTTGACCCCCTCGACCCTGAGATTAACCCTCAGCTCACAGAAGTGGTTCTGAAGAACTTCGATGTCTACAAATCCCAAACCAAAGTCATTGAAATGGTGTGGAATGTGGGCAAGTCTGGCACCAGCAATAAGTACCGAGCCGCCAAGTGGAAATTCAGGCGCATTCTCAAAAAGCACGATCGCAACCTACCCGGAAAACAATGGGGTGAAGACCCGGATGACTTCAAGAAATTCCACGAGATTATCTAGCATCAACCGTAACCGTATCTTTGTTATTAGAAACTGCTAGCCCGTTGGCTTGCCTGTGCGGAGCCCGTATCGCCCAGAGGGTGGGTGGAAAGAGGGTACTGAAACAGCACGTCCCCCTCAAATTCTGCTCTGACTTACAGTAAAACTTCGTCTGCTTTAGTCCAAGTGAACCCCAGCCGACAACAAAGCACAACTGGGACAACCTCAACCAATTATCAAACTGAACTTGTCCCGCAACTTTGGATCACTCAGTCTATGACAAATTCAGGAGCACGCCTTGTACCGACAGGTGATCGGATACCAACCTTCCAGCAATATCTTGATATTGCCTTGACCTTGATTCTAAGGAAGTGGCTGACGAATCACAACTTATCTCCTGAGGCGGTGCGGTCCCAACCTGACCTTGCACCCGACGCACCGACCGCACTCAGCGCACCGGAATGGGTGCAAGAGTTAAAACGCTGATGGCAACTGCCTTCTAAGGGTGCTACCCTCAACCGCACCGATGCTGATAGCACCCGCACCCCTGTGGTGTCGAGTCCGTTTGACTCCCTTGATCCCAAGGTTAACCCTCAATGAAAGTGAGAGAAATAGTGTTGAATGTCAGCAAGTCTGGAACGAGCCAGCAGTGCCAAGCGGTGAAGTGGAAATGGAGTGACTACTGTTTGAGTCTACAGGGGTTCCGACTATGGTTGAAGAACCAATGCTGCCTCAGTATCATAGGGTGAATGTTGATGGGGCTGAAACATCATCTGTTGCTGGGGTGATTGGGGCGATCGCGCTTGCTTCCTGCTCGCCTCAAACCCGCTTGTCAAATCCGGTGTCGGTTCAAAACCGTGAAACTCAGCTTCAAACCGTTCCCCTCAATCAAGCCGATATCGTCATGGGGCAAACCGTTTATGTTCCCATTTATTCGCATATCTATCATCACAATAGCCAAGATCGGGTCATGAATTTATCAGCGACCCTTAGCGTTCGCAATACAGACTCGACCAATTCAATCATCCTTACCTCTGTGAAGTACTACGATACAGATGGTCAACTCATGCGGCAAGAGATTGAGCGTCCAGTGGCCCTAAAACCCCTGGCTTCCACTAGCTTCTTTGTGGCAGCAGATGATACGAGTGGTGGGTCAGGTGCAAACTTTGTGGTGGAATGGGTTGCAGAAAAAACGGTGTCAGAACCTGTGATTGAAGCAGTCATGATCAACACCTCTGGAGGGCAGGGAATTTCATTTATTAGCCCTGGGAAAGTGGTTGAGCAGTATGGCGATAGAAACTAGCATCAGCCAGCTTGAATCTATATTTGGGTGGCTTTGTTCTGAGAAGTGGAGGTTAGATTTTGGTGTTTGGTTCTGGACCCGCAGGACTAGCGATCGCCGCTGCTCTTTGTGATGAAGGATTGAACGTTGCGGGTTTAGCGCCCGTTCTGCCTCCGGTTGAGTGGTCAAACACCTATGGGATCTGGTGTGATGAATTAGACCCGATGAACTTGACGCATCTTTTGAGCCACCGTTGGCAAAACAGTGTGGCTTATGCGGCTCAACAAGAAATTTCGCTTCAACGCGAATATGGCCTATTCGATAACGTCAAACTTCAAAACTATTTTTTGGAACGCTGCGATCGCGGCAAAATGACCTGGTGTCAGGGCACTGCTGCCACCGTGGAGCATCTAGCTAATTGCTCTTGTGTCACAACCACAGCAGGAACGACTTTATCCGCCAGACTTGTGATCGATGCCAGTGGTCACAAACCAGCGCTGTTAAAAAGACCCCAAAGCGATCGCATCGCTTACCAGGCAGCCTACGGCATCGTGGGCAGATTCTCTGCACCCCCGATTGAATCCCAGCAGTTTGTCTTGATGGACTACCGCTCAGATCACCTGTCACCTGCGGAACGCCAAGCGCCTCCCACCTTCCTCTACGCGATGGATTTAGGCAATGATGTCTTTTTTATAGAAGAGACGTCATTGGCGAGCAGTCCTGCTGTGACGTTTGAGGTGTTGCAGCAGCGGTTAGAGCAGCGGCTTGCCTTTCGAGGGGTGCAGGTGAAAGAAGTGCAGCATGTGGAATACTGTTTGTTTCCCATGAATCTGCCGTTACCTTCGCTCGACCAGGCAGTGATGGGGTTTGGTGGGGCAGCGAGTCTGGTGCATCCCGCCTCAGGTTACATGGTGCGGGCTCTGCTACGACGTGCGCCTGGGGTCGCGAAGGCGATCGCCCATGCGGTTGAGAATCTGGAAGCTCCCTCCACCAGAATTGCTGCACTTGCATGGCAAACGCTGTGGTCAAGTGATGAGAGGCGTAAACGCGCCCTCTACCTATTTGGTTTAGAGAATTTGATGCGGTTTGATGAACAAACGCTCCAGGCTTTCTTTGCCTCCTTCTTTCAGTTGCCGCGATCGCAGTGGACTGCTTTTCTGGCAAATACCCTCTCTACCCCCGAAATGTTGCAAACGATGATGAACTTATTTGGTCGCACCACCCCTGAAGTTCGCTGGAATTTAATGCGCTCTGCCTGGAGCGATCGGGCGTTGCTTTGGGAGGCGTGGGTCGCTTCAGAATGAGTGTTTTTGCCTGGATACCCGTGAGGAAGGGAAATGCGATCGCCTAAAACTAGCCTATTGGCCGACTGCAAAGACTTGCTCTGCGGTGAGTTGCAGTTCTGGAAAGGCAGCAGAAATGATGCGATCGCTACCCCGAAACTGCTGAACTTGATACTCCCCGTCAACTAATTGGTAAATCGAGAGGGTTGGTTGTTTAGGTGAGCCCATATAACGCCTACCCCCTAAGCCGAGGTAATGTTCAACAATCCAATACTCTGGGATTTGCAGTGCCTCGTAATCAATAAATTTGTGTCCATAGTCGTCGCGCCAATGGGTGCTGACAATCTCGATCACAACTCGCACTGATGTGCCTTGGGTAATCGTGGAGCGTCTCTTCCAAAGGGGTTCTTCCGCCAACGCAGGCTGATCTAGAACAATGACATCGGGGTTGTAGCCTGACTTACCTGTATCGACTGGCTTGACGATCGCTTGGCGAGGAATGACGTAGGGCAACTGCAAACCGCTTGATTTCTAGGAATAACTCACCCGCTAGAAACCCACCCACTTGCTCATGCGTACCCGTCGGTTGCATCTCGATGACGACCCCATTCCACAATTCGTAGCGACCGTAGCCATCTGGATACCAGTCCATCTGGCTACGGTCATCAGTTGAGGAAGCGCTTACACCATTGCTTTGAAGCCCTCAGATCTGGGTTAATTCTAAGTGTAGTTGAATGGCAGAGATGCATTAACATCAAGCGCGATCATAACGCCTGCTTCTGGCTCTTACGCAGAATTGTTAAGCGATCGCAACCGATAGATTGTAGGACTCGTTGTGGGCTGAATTGAGATTGGCATTCGGGAGATGACGCTGAGGAGAAGAGGAGATCTAGGGGCATTTCGAGGGTTGAGGTTGTGAGCCGTGCCTGTTGAAGGATAGGGGCATCGAATACAATCTCAATTCATCCCTCTATTCTGCAACGCCCAAAATCGTGCTTTGGTTCTTGCGACCCAGATGCTAGCAGATGGGACATTGCAGCGGTGCACCACTGCGATCAGTCGCTCAGCCGGGAACTTGAGCGGATGTCTCAGGAATTGCCAGAGGCGTGAAAGGTGCGATCGCACCCCACAAAAAACCTCCCACTTGGGGAGGCAGCGGCGGTTGAAAGGCAGCGGCTTAACTTGCCACTTTGTCCTTAAAGAGTTTTCCAGCAGAGAAGGCAGGAACCTTTGTGGCTGGGATGGTCATCGCTTCCCCCGATTTGGGATTGCGACCTTCGCGAGCTTGGCGCTCTCTGGCTTCAAAGCTTCCGAATCCGACTAACGTGACTTTGTCTCCTGCCGCCACAGTGGCTTGAATCACATCAAACGCAGCTGTGAGCGCGGCTTCGGCTTGCTTCTTGGTCACGTTGGCTTTTTCTGCCACGGCATCTACGAGTTCACCCTTGTTCATAGAAGTTGCGAGAGATCTCTAGAGGGCTCGGTGTGATTATAGTTCAGGTTTCTCAGGAGCGATCGCGCGTTCCCCAACGAATCAGCCCAGTGCTGGCGATCGCGATCCGGTTGCATGAGATCGCACTACCACCCAGATTTGCTTCAGCCTGCAATCCCAGTCAAAATTTACCTGATGCAGGGGAACCGAACGGGTTTTAATGTCGAACCGGGAGGGCGATCGCTAGGATCAAATTGATGGGGCACCGTTCCCTACCCTGCACTGATTTCTAAGCGATGCCTCAGCCCTGCCAACTTTGCCAGCGAGAGATGTCTGCTCTCACTGAACACCACCTCATTCCTCGTCAAAAGACGAAACGCAAGGGTCAAGACCCCAGCCCCACCATTCAAATTTGCTCCGTCTGTCACCGCCAAATCCATACGCTCTACGACCACTCCCATCTGGCCCTCCACCTGAATACGCTTGAGAAGCTGAAGCAAGACCCTCAGCTACAAAAATTCCTCGCTTGGGTTCACAAGCAAGACCCGAATAAGCGAGTGAAAATAGATCGAAAGCGTTGACCCTTGTCTGAAGCCGTTAAAATTAGTTCCAGATTGGCAATTTGTCGCGGGTGAACTGAAGTGGTGAGTTTCGCGGCTTCAGTTCACCCCACCGCTCCAGGAAAACTGGTTTGATCGCATGGGTGGAGCGATCGCCAAGAAGGAATGGATTTTCACGTCTAACCATGAATTGTCCAGTTCGGGATATTGGCTAGATGTCCAAATCCTTAAGACGGTTTTGCGTTACAGCAGTCGGTGGCGTTTGGACGTTGGCCGAAGCCTGTGAAACGAAACTATAAACGCCTGCGGCTCCTGGTACTCAAGATTTTGCTGGTTGTTTCGTCCTGCTCAGGAATCGCGATCGCTCGACCTGGGTTGGAGGTGCGAGCAATTCAAAAAAAAAGGTATTCCTTTGCTCCACCTGGCTC is drawn from Trichocoleus desertorum ATA4-8-CV12 and contains these coding sequences:
- a CDS encoding DUF3124 domain-containing protein; the protein is MLPQYHRVNVDGAETSSVAGVIGAIALASCSPQTRLSNPVSVQNRETQLQTVPLNQADIVMGQTVYVPIYSHIYHHNSQDRVMNLSATLSVRNTDSTNSIILTSVKYYDTDGQLMRQEIERPVALKPLASTSFFVAADDTSGGSGANFVVEWVAEKTVSEPVIEAVMINTSGGQGISFISPGKVVEQYGDRN
- a CDS encoding lycopene cyclase family protein; translated protein: MFGSGPAGLAIAAALCDEGLNVAGLAPVLPPVEWSNTYGIWCDELDPMNLTHLLSHRWQNSVAYAAQQEISLQREYGLFDNVKLQNYFLERCDRGKMTWCQGTAATVEHLANCSCVTTTAGTTLSARLVIDASGHKPALLKRPQSDRIAYQAAYGIVGRFSAPPIESQQFVLMDYRSDHLSPAERQAPPTFLYAMDLGNDVFFIEETSLASSPAVTFEVLQQRLEQRLAFRGVQVKEVQHVEYCLFPMNLPLPSLDQAVMGFGGAASLVHPASGYMVRALLRRAPGVAKAIAHAVENLEAPSTRIAALAWQTLWSSDERRKRALYLFGLENLMRFDEQTLQAFFASFFQLPRSQWTAFLANTLSTPEMLQTMMNLFGRTTPEVRWNLMRSAWSDRALLWEAWVASE
- a CDS encoding HU family DNA-binding protein encodes the protein MNKGELVDAVAEKANVTKKQAEAALTAAFDVIQATVAAGDKVTLVGFGSFEARERQAREGRNPKSGEAMTIPATKVPAFSAGKLFKDKVAS
- a CDS encoding HNH endonuclease, which gives rise to MPQPCQLCQREMSALTEHHLIPRQKTKRKGQDPSPTIQICSVCHRQIHTLYDHSHLALHLNTLEKLKQDPQLQKFLAWVHKQDPNKRVKIDRKR